In one Desulfuromonas thiophila genomic region, the following are encoded:
- a CDS encoding aldehyde dehydrogenase family protein, which translates to MGVQRFCSPPNNFNRRERKHVMSNVASQIDQMILRAQKAAQQFQGLTQEDVERITEAMASAGVASKERLAEMAVKETGIGKVADKIIKNNFGTQVVYDYMKGQPSVGIIEEDNGIISIAEPFGVIAAVTPVTNPTSTTMFKALIALKGRNVICFAFHPKAQNCSVEAARIVLDAAVKAGAPENCIQWIETPSIEATDALMSHPNVDMIIATGGGAMVKAAYSSGHPALGVGPGNVPVFIEKTADLQIAIPDVIASKTFDNGTICSSDQSVIFDDAQVAEKALQLFQSQGAYLCNKEEKAKLEAVMFDKDRGVPFIGIVGKSPQFIADLAGFSVSEDIKMLMVPLDTTGPEDWMSHEKLSPVLGWYITSSKDEAIAAARCQLEFGGAGHSAVIFTQNEAIAREYALSVPANRVVWNQPSVHGTIGALYNAFVPSLTLGCGAKGGNITTENVGYKNLLNIKRLARRNAA; encoded by the coding sequence ATGGGAGTGCAGAGGTTTTGCTCACCGCCCAACAATTTTAACCGTAGAGAAAGGAAACATGTCATGTCCAATGTCGCATCACAGATTGATCAGATGATTCTTCGAGCGCAAAAAGCGGCTCAACAATTCCAGGGGCTCACTCAGGAGGATGTCGAAAGAATTACCGAGGCCATGGCTTCCGCCGGCGTGGCCAGCAAGGAGCGACTGGCCGAGATGGCTGTCAAAGAAACCGGTATCGGCAAGGTAGCAGACAAAATCATTAAGAATAACTTTGGCACTCAGGTGGTCTACGACTACATGAAGGGGCAACCCTCGGTAGGAATCATTGAAGAAGATAACGGTATCATTTCGATCGCAGAGCCCTTTGGTGTGATTGCCGCAGTCACTCCGGTCACAAATCCCACATCGACAACCATGTTCAAAGCCCTGATCGCGCTCAAGGGCCGCAACGTGATCTGTTTTGCCTTTCATCCCAAGGCGCAGAACTGCAGCGTGGAAGCCGCCCGTATCGTGCTGGATGCTGCCGTTAAAGCCGGCGCTCCTGAGAATTGCATTCAGTGGATCGAAACCCCCTCCATTGAGGCCACCGACGCCCTGATGAGTCATCCGAATGTGGATATGATTATCGCGACCGGCGGCGGCGCCATGGTCAAAGCGGCGTACAGCTCTGGCCATCCCGCCCTCGGCGTCGGCCCAGGCAATGTCCCGGTGTTCATCGAAAAAACCGCGGATCTGCAGATTGCCATTCCCGATGTGATTGCTTCGAAAACCTTCGATAACGGAACCATTTGTTCCTCTGACCAGTCGGTGATTTTCGATGACGCCCAAGTAGCCGAAAAGGCTCTCCAATTATTCCAGAGCCAGGGTGCCTACCTGTGCAACAAAGAAGAAAAGGCCAAGCTCGAAGCCGTCATGTTTGACAAAGATAGAGGCGTGCCCTTCATCGGAATTGTCGGCAAATCACCGCAGTTCATTGCCGATCTGGCCGGCTTTTCGGTTTCCGAAGACATTAAGATGCTGATGGTACCGCTGGACACGACCGGTCCCGAAGACTGGATGAGCCATGAAAAACTGTCTCCGGTGCTGGGCTGGTACATTACCAGCAGCAAAGATGAGGCGATTGCCGCAGCCCGGTGTCAGTTGGAATTCGGCGGCGCCGGCCATTCCGCCGTTATTTTTACCCAGAATGAAGCAATCGCGCGGGAGTATGCCCTTTCCGTGCCGGCCAACCGGGTGGTCTGGAATCAGCCTTCGGTCCATGGAACGATCGGCGCACTTTACAACGCCTTTGTTCCATCCCTGACCCTGGGTTGCGGCGCTAAAGGGGGAAATATCACCACGGAAAATGTTGGCTACAAAAATCTTCTGAACATTAAGCGCCTGGCGCGCAGGAACGCGGCCTGA